The Cryptomeria japonica chromosome 2, Sugi_1.0, whole genome shotgun sequence region tagagcatgagagagaggttaaataactagatgggagagatagatagaggggcataaagataggtgcctaatgagacattaatggataagtatagaggtggagagggaatgagggagaaacctataaatttgagagagggaggtagagagagtaggagggagaggtgacaacctagacaatggagagagggaataaatagaagagaaaagagatgactAAGAGGGGATGTATGGAGAGGTAGACGTGGAGGGATTCAAAGACCTAAGGAATGAGGAGAtggataggtttggagagagagaatagagagagaattcttaaatggataggggtaagggagagggagagaaatatggagatggggggagagaactagagggtggacaattaattaggtgagatacctaaagggggggagagaggtgggtaataatatagggagggagaggtagtgaggttaatagggagggaggaagagacctagatatggggagagagaagataaaagggataggtagtgaccaagagaatggagagggaggggagtgaaTAAGAGAATGAGAGacaagaagagagagggagggagtcaaggatagatatggggttaaggaaggaataataggtagagaagttgggtttacttagagaggggagagagaaatgagagagaaaagagagggatagagataggtctagagtttggaaatgataaagagagtgagatacatagttgaagaatgctaataggagcatgctgattactgaaatttgactaagtctgaaattttatatgatcttcttaaaactagaatctacattataagtcctatagagttgaaaccactctcaaacatcctgccaatatatacatgaaatataacttaaagtataagtctccTTCGagggtggatataacttgtgcccagattggaaaatatacacactcacaaaaccttcacattggacaatgcagaacatttggcgtgcaccaaatttggtgctcgcaaaatgcaaaaaatgacttttcacatttggcgagcgccaaatgtgaaaatttaaaatttttcatttggcgagtgccaaatagggtgagcaccatatttggcacttgccaaatggtttggattggaaaccaccaaccctttgggttggattgtacttgggaatccaacccaaagggttggacaaccatttcaggcctgagacgtgtttttatcagaagattaaaaaatttcacatatttttggccatgctctccatcaagtttgcacatgtttcaatgaaactaaaaaaaacaccataacaacctcaatctctctcttagctatccaagcatgtaatttttttcgcattttgatttcattaaggatttcatctataatttcttttgttagtgtgtccatttttggtcGAAAACCaatatgcactattttgggtatggttttttacatgttcatcggattttgaagaaacttatatttttagaaactagactccattctacacaatttaaaaaaagaaagctttgatttttgattagttatcaatgattttaggggggagcaccctcaaatttatgtttttcaagatgtgtcaacttcgaaaattagtaaaaaatcatatactcattaaaaaattagcctcgaagcactctgactcttgttattgttgcatttttaaatttggagtgtaactatcttcaatttgtcgttgaagttcagactttgctgatttcagaaaaaagtggcatcttaagaccccattttggtaccacaacttggtgcacatacccttttGAGATCCTTTATTTTTTTATGGTTGGGTATGTTCTTTGTTTTGTTCTTCCTCCTCTGATCCCTATTGAGGTGGTCATTGTGGAGAGATTTCAATTGCCAACTAGATTCTTGTTCCTCCTGGTTGAGGGAGCCAACAAAAACCCTCCTATGTTTGATATTTCTACTATCTGGGTGCTTGCTGATAGTTTTAAAGGGCACACCTTGGTTCCTTATGGTATTTATTTTTGGTTAAGGGGTGCTGGGCTTGGGAGCCCATTTTTAGGTTGTGGGATCCTGGTTAAAACCCCCTTGTATGGTTGTGGGTGCGAGTCAAAACCCTTAATGTCTTTTAGGTTGAGAGAGCCTATCTAAAACCCTCTTCTGTGGTTGTGGGTGCCAGCCAAAACCCCCAGAGTCTTATTGTGGACTAGCCCGATTTGTAATGTTCTCTAAGGTCTTGTGGCTGGAGTTTCATTTGTGGTTGGCTGTATGAATTCATTGTAGATCTTTTGATTAGCTGTTTCTTGCTGGATTCTGGATGCCAGCagggggtttcgggtcccctcaaaaccttctTTTCCCTCAATAAAAAACATACATATTCAGATTTATTGACTATAAACAAATTGCATGCAATATTAGCATAAAATGATCAATATTCTTGCAAATATTTTTTTCCTTATTCCAATAAAATATGTCCTTTATTATTTCTTGTTCTCCATGTTGAGCTCAATCatataaggacattgaagggaGGTCCTAGAAGCATCTTGACGAACAAAATTATAATAAATGCTATTGATTTATAAGCATCTTAAAATAtcattttattgaattttttttaattttcttttgcaTGCAAGTATATACAAATTACTTAACTACCACTGGTttatgaaaaagaaagaaaattaaagACTAGTGAAACATGAACATATAATTCCTTCTTCCTCTAATCAAATGATGGATGAAGTCATTTACAAGAAAAATCACTACATAGCATATCAATTTACCGTCTTAGTTTTTATATATCTTAATGAGTGCTAGTATCTATGTATTTTTCTTAAGAAGTGCTTAACAAATATAATGCTCAACATATTGATGCTTATATTGCATATGTTGGAAGTGATCCAATGACATAACTATTATGAACATTCGACATCTAATCTTTAATATATACTTATCATAATCCATATTTTAATCAAGGATAGCAAGGGTGAAATTGTATAAAAAATAGAAGATCTACTTCATCATATGCGACATTATCATCCCTTTGTTTGCTTCTTCTTACCAAAGCTTTCCTAAATAGAGGAACTAATATTGGATGGTCCTTCCAAACTTAATATCTCAGTGTGTGATGACAAATCTTCTTTGTCCATATCAACTTGTTGTTTTCCTAAATATGGTGGTCTAGAATATGAAACATGAGCTTCTATTTTTCCTTCTAGCATTCCAACAACAGTGGACATTGAAGGCCGCAATGTAGGTGTTCCATGGGTGCATAATAGGCCCACATTGATCACCCTTAAAACTTCTTCCATAGAATAGTTTGAGCTTTTTAGATTTACATCAATCAAATCTAGCAACCTTTTCTTCTCATACAAATGCCAAGcctgcaaataaaaaaaaaaattaacatcaaTAATGAGAAAGAATGTTTTCATTGTAATTTATATTTTTAGTATTATTAGACATATTTTATatgatttctttttacttttgttgcaAATTATTTGCTTAGCATTATATTAGAAGTTATTGTTTATTAGAAGAATGTCTCTCTTGTATTTTATTTTATAAGAATTATTAGAATTATTGTTTGGAGTTTGAAAAAAAATGTTTTACTACAATTAGTGACACATATTTTAATGATTGTAATTTGAagaaacatatattttttaaaagtttgTAGAAAAGATTTTTAAGAAACTTGTAGGAAAGGAATCTTTTTAAAATTTTAGTCATAGAAAAAATGAAAAGACAAGTAAACATGACTCACCCACAAATAATCAATctattatattaaataaaaaattattatttctatttctatttatatattaattagtaCATTCTAATTAgctaataaattataataaaaatgaaTGCATCTACTTCTAATGGAAGTCATCTAATTTGAACTTCTCACTGTAGGTGGTACAAAATAAAATCTAAGATTTGAAGGGAACAATTTGAACTGCTGGCTTAAGTTAAAGTATTGAGGTTTTTATTGTGGGGACACATATCAAGTCCTTgggagtgttggcaaatgcacactccaatgagaaattgtaggtgattgaaggtattgtcattgatggtaaacttacaatcatatgatactggcagtcaccgacaccgacagactctacactggcatacgttcaccagcaccgaaaagattgattatcggcaccctggccaacaagattttatttattgaaaaatgtaattaattgCAATATCTTTTTGAAAGTTGACAATGCATATTATAATAAggttcatatataagtatgagatcttgtagaacatttaatATATAGGATatgtgatggatattatgtgcgaatattCAAGTAgattgtaaagtaaggtttatgattattgcagagcttaaaccgacaCTGGATctgacatagcagatgcccttttgtagcagtacatcatcttggatttgtataatccttttttgtaagttagtgtgacttgttttgtaattgagcagtgagctctaggcactttgccttcctgcatgtgcagatcccCATATtgttagtaatattcacttattggctagtgagcgaatattgagggtcacaaatcccaccgaggtttttcccacaccgggtttcctcgccaaaaatattgtgttatggtttgcattctatgttgtgtttattgctcttatttactagattaattttggtttaccggtacacagttttggaatgcttttcatttaataagttaagaaaatccattaaccggttagatattgattcacccccctgggAATCCTAATAGGGAGTCATGTTTTAGACAAGGTTACAAGTCTTCCATTGAATttgattgaaatgacatcaaaattGAATTAACATCCTTGAATCAATAAATAAATCATTTGTTCATCGACATGATAAATGTTTtgtaataaaacataaaaaatatataattttgtgTGATGTGACCTTTATCGACAAATTacatttttaaatatcattttgttAACATTAGGTAACTCCTATTGAAATATAGGGGATTTGCTTAATGCTATTTTTCAaactctttaaatttattttttctaacTAATATCAGACTATGCTTTCCATGTGTATTTAGAAAATGGTTATATTCTTACCCATTCCAACAGATAAACCATCTCTCCCTCCAATGTCTTCTCTGTGTGAGTTCTGCCACTTACAACTTCAAGGACTACCACTCCAAAACCGTACACATCTGCCTTCTCTGTAAGTTGTCCTTTTAAAGCATATTCCGGTGCCATATATCCTCTGCAAAAAAATATAAATGATTTAGAGTTGTGAACTTCATGTACATTTTCATAGTTTTGTTGATAGAAGTACTGAATGATTACATTCCATTTCTGCAAATAACATTTGGGGAGAGGAAATCTTACATTGTTCCTGCCACTCTAGTGCTGACATGAGTTTTCTCTTTGTCAAATAACTTGGCCAGTCCAAAGTCGGAGATTTTTGGATTCAAATGTTGATCTAGAAGGATGTTTGTGGCCTTGATATCTCGATGTATAATTCTCAGTTTTGATTCTTCATGCAAATATGCCAGTCCACGTGCAACTCCAAGGCAAATGTTGTATCGTTGAGGCCAATCAAGCTTAAGTCCGAATTCTTCAGGACCTATAAATTACATTACAAACTCTTTCAGTACATACTATCTAGTTTTCAATTCCATGTTTTCAAACATGAAGGAAACTCGTGATTTTCTGAATAGATGCTTACAGAATACATTAAATTCATAAGTTATTAATGAGAGAAGATTGAAACTTTGATCTATATAAAGCTTCATTATTGGAAGAGAACTATACCAAATAAACTGCGGGCTAGACTGTTGTTCTCCATGTATTCGTAGACCAAAAGTAGTTGTTTTCCCTCTATACAGCATCCATACAATTCAACTAGATTGGGATGCCGCACTGCAGATATTGTACCCACTTCATTAAGGAACTCCCGATTGCCTTGTCTTGACTTGGGAAACATCTGCTTCACTGCAATCATTTTTCCATCTGGAAGAATACCCTGGTAAGAAGCAAAAAGCTTTAAGAATTTGCTAGAAATGGAAACTGAAGCCAAATATTAATGTGGGTTTTTTATATACCTTGAAAACAGCACCAAACCCGCCTTCTCCTATCTTATTCTCTGGATTGAAGTCACCTGTGGCATTTTTAAGCACCTCTAGACTGAATGTATTGGAAATCGTGTCCATATCTGTCAATCCTGTATACAGCATTTAGACAAACTTGTGTGAGTGCAATGGAGTATGAAATGTGGCACAAATGGATAGTCATTTATCATTACCTTTATCATTTTTGGTTTCATAGGATCCGCTCTTCCTTTTAGCTCTTTTTCTGATAAAGATGAATGCCAAGCACACTGCCAAGCCTAAAGCAATTACTGCACCGAAAACTATACCGATAATCATACTTTTGTTGCTTTTATTTGTGCCGTTGATTTTGGAGTCTGTCAAAATAAAAAAAGATGCAGTTAGAAGATAGAGCTTAAAGACCATTATTTTTATATCAGACATTCAACTCATATGTGATATCGAAGCTAAGCGATTGGGCAtaactaaaatatatttttatcaGAAGTATCAGAAAAAGAATTGGCTGAATCTCAAAAGAATGTAAACTGTTCAGATTACACAAAGTAGATTCTAGAGGCCTGCTAGCAAATCCTTTTTTTTTAACATTGAAGTGAATAGAAAGCAGATTATTTAAGTGTATTGATAAACAAACCTTGCTATACCATTAAATAGGAAGACTCAATACACAAAGACATTGCTCACATCCCTCAAACAAATTTGCAAAGGAATCTTACTTGTAGTGATTCTGATAGCTGATACCAAAGGTCCGTATGTCCCCTTCACTGGTATGTCATTTGTTCCCTTTCCTGCCCAAAAGAAGTGAATCTCCAGATAGTTCTCAGTCACATTTACCGTGAAATTCTTTATTACTACCTTATATGAGCCTCCAGCAGCATCCTTGATATTAAAATCTTTCAATCTTCTGATTCCCTACATAAGTTTCAAAAGTAAATTAATTCACCCATTAAAAACAGCATATGAAATGCTGTCACAGCTTTATGTTATTGTCTAGTAAATAACTAGACAAGATCAAGGAAAACCTAGATAACATTAACATAAAAGAAAAAGTATATTGTAATATATACCTGAATATATACATCAAAGATGCGCCTTCCTAGACTTGCAAAGGTCATTCCGTTGGATATTACTATCTCAGCAAAGTGGAGTTGTACATTATATTCTCCATTTTCAAGGCACAATGCATAGTATCTCAAGGAGCTAGGAGCACAACGTGCTGTTCCATACACTTCTGTATATATTCCTTTGGCAAATTCAGAGCTGTTGCCTGTCACTATCCATTTATGGTCTTCAGCATCCATAAAAAGTCCTGTAGTACTGACTGCCCAGTTCCCATTAGAGCTCGAAAAGTATGAGGAAGGGCCTAATGGATTGGTATCCTTCTCGTAAGTACTCCACGGATAACCTCCACAGTTGATGTCCAAAGAAGTGTCTGCCAATCAAAGGGCAAACAGACAGATGGTTGTTCAATAAGACATGAGTGCACACATTTTTTACTGTATTTATACTCTGGATTTCATTTAATTCATCTACAAATATCGTTAAAGTTATTTGCTTCAATTGATTGTTGTAGGGATCTATGTTTCACTCTTATTGCTAATTCTTGTATTTATTCTTTGGAATGTTGCTATTCAAATACTCATAAAGTAGAACTTAATTGTTTGGAGATTAATGCCAAGGTAAGTTATAACAGCGCATCATCAAGTTATGATGATGTCTCAGACTTCGGGGAAAATTGTAGTATATAGCTATTTAGATGTAAAAGTTTAAATACATAATTGATTGGGTGTGTACTATAATTTACGGTATTTGAAAAGTATATTAAAGTCATATAACCAGATAATATTGTTTAATCTATTTTTATTGATTaagaaattttaaaatcttaatgattaataaaaaataatttaaaataatgtatTACTAATATTAACATAAATGATACTATCAAGAATATCTTGTATAAGGTCCCAACCAATTTTGAATTCATTAGATAATTTATAATAATgaaaatgtaattaggtgaaagtataaacttaattcttaatttacaacacaaataaataaaaataataaaaaaataattatattaaaaaaaattataatctacACAAATCTAGTGGTAACAGATATCTAAGCATGATATAAGTCAATTTGCTCGCATCTAATCTTTTGTATCTACAATAACCAATCATTTTCACATCCAAGTAGCTAGCTTGCCATGGTAATACCATTTTGACCATGGCTTAAAATGATAATATTCAAGAGTGTAGGAGAGCTCAGACATCTGGATCATATCAATAGTATCCCCCAATACCATTATAGAAGACATAAAGATCCTAAAATATAATTTTGATCCAAATTCAACTCCACCATTGAAATTAATTTATCCTTATCTAGAAAGCTTGTTTCCTTATCCACCCATAAGTGATGACTGCATTTAACaatcaatttgagaaaaaaaattatgGTGTTGAAAGCGCATCTATCAAGCCTCATGTCATGTCATCTATTTAATAAGATATACTATAATTATGAAAATATGGTCTAGCGACAATCCATCTTTCCATTGTACTCATAATTATGCTTAAGCTTCATCTAGTATACTATCTTCCATTGAGGTTCCCATTTTCTATCATGGTAGATAGATTTCTCTAGTTAAATGAATACAACAAACTTTTCCTTCACTTATTGACTTTTATATATTTTCTTACTAACTTGTTAAAGGTAGTCACTTATAGGTTAAGTAATTTGATTATGTTTAATGCTCATTTATCAATCTAATAAAATGGTTTTTATTGGTGGTATTGATAATACTAGAGTAGATTATTTTTTCAAGGGGATACTAAGGTGTGTGATCCTAATTAGACTAATGGTATAGAAATTTCTTGATAGAAATATACATTTGGTTGAATGGAAAGATGATCCTTTTGGTAGTGGAGGCAATGGCTATATGCCACAATTTGGGGAACAACAATATATTGGTAGTCAAGCTAGTTTTAATGAGAGCTATCAATATCATTGGTTTAAATGAGTTACCGTATGG contains the following coding sequences:
- the LOC131065965 gene encoding probable LRR receptor-like serine/threonine-protein kinase At1g53430, which encodes MKNTKQKNLIENSFNKNSTSESGQDYLQRGFKCKNPMYTSLDINCGGYPWSTYEKDTNPLGPSSYFSSSNGNWAVSTTGLFMDAEDHKWIVTGNSSEFAKGIYTEVYGTARCAPSSLRYYALCLENGEYNVQLHFAEIVISNGMTFASLGRRIFDVYIQGIRRLKDFNIKDAAGGSYKVVIKNFTVNVTENYLEIHFFWAGKGTNDIPVKGTYGPLVSAIRITTNSKINGTNKSNKSMIIGIVFGAVIALGLAVCLAFIFIRKRAKRKSGSYETKNDKGLTDMDTISNTFSLEVLKNATGDFNPENKIGEGGFGAVFKGILPDGKMIAVKQMFPKSRQGNREFLNEVGTISAVRHPNLVELYGCCIEGKQLLLVYEYMENNSLARSLFGPEEFGLKLDWPQRYNICLGVARGLAYLHEESKLRIIHRDIKATNILLDQHLNPKISDFGLAKLFDKEKTHVSTRVAGTIGYMAPEYALKGQLTEKADVYGFGVVVLEVVSGRTHTEKTLEGEMVYLLEWAWHLYEKKRLLDLIDVNLKSSNYSMEEVLRVINVGLLCTHGTPTLRPSMSTVVGMLEGKIEAHVSYSRPPYLGKQQVDMDKEDLSSHTEILSLEGPSNISSSI